One stretch of Hevea brasiliensis isolate MT/VB/25A 57/8 chromosome 12, ASM3005281v1, whole genome shotgun sequence DNA includes these proteins:
- the LOC110647110 gene encoding uncharacterized protein LOC110647110 isoform X1, with protein MTGGRCPRRKKMMGRGPDGGCGTEERPCRLISRVLATQQVSPTTKKKPSSCDVDFFSQARKVLSERSPFDVPEDGSGSNISVGSSSVSTLPCGLASLLKHSDTRKRHKKSHSRADKKSSRGSERSKGGNIWVETEEYFRDLALLDIDALFDISSSIRSLAASKCFLIPCIGNEKHVPVVDTENLDKNVIVNCGNGSAHANEVVDNNVTVNYANESSHLNEVLVKDEVKQEDEQFMEIDSVRAQSDRVECLSQEEGKACSISDISSGLEWLLSCRSRIMLTSERPSKKRKLLGTDAGLEKILIASPCEGNLSSCDFCCKGEMGNESNRLIVCSSCKVSVHLNCYGIQGDVDESWLCSWCKHKTVDEDSVKHPCVLCPKQCGALKPVGVESSGSIVEFAHLFCSLWMPEVYVEDLLKMEPIMNVQEIKETRRKLVCNVCKVKCGACVRCSHGTCRTAFHPICAREARQRMEVWGKYGSENVELRAFCSKHSEFHDGRGNPQLGDPIIAMRSDSSTANCVPSKQLTDKQHKLKIGHNVEAPDSISDKSADSESQEIELSDSRLNDVVISECADGDQIFNMGMSERSDNEDAKLSDSLNLARILKKLIDRGKVNTKDVALEIGISPDSLLSTLAEDNLVPDLQCKIVKWLRNHAHMGTLHKNLKVKLKSTILPMAEIASADRSDGVTVLESDITDPVAVKSVPPRRRTKSNIRILRDNKIICSSEEFSSDSVMLMDEVKVDQLANGEPANLSEVSIPVEKKSINLDGFRKSLAAHFSKPGGCTPFAKVESEHATVPQEGDSSKADHANPVRSDMNPVLPDLIKNEEFSHSYVHPYIHKKLLQMQNVQLVEDDVCGMEGLRVGETCSLEASCNASVCCDHQNMHSMCNDLYKSVEVNPDQLVKDEKVGVFELSPADEVEGEIIYFQHRLLDNAVARKCYTDNLICKVAKSMPQEIDIARAQRWDAVLVNQYLVELREAKKQGRKERKHKEAQAVLAAATAAAASSSRVSSFRKDTYDDPNHQEKFDVSNGRAGLSSQLMPRPKETLSRVAVPRNSSEKYSDFVQSVPDFSKEHPRSCDICRRSETILNPILVCSSCKVAVHLDCYRSVKESTGPWYCELCEELLSSKCSAAASLNFWEKPYFVAECSLCGGTTGAFRKSTDGQWVHAFCAEWVFEPTFRRGQVNPIEGMETVAKGIDICCICRRKHGVCIKCSYGHCQATFHPSCARSTGFYMNVKSLNGKLHHKAYCERHGLEQRAKAESQKHGVEELKSMKQIRVELERLRLLCERIIKREKIKRDLVLCSHSILACKRDNVARSVLVHSSFFPPDVSSESATTSLKGNADGYKSCSDAIQRSDDVTVDSTISTKYQIKVVMDADQKTDDSSTSQSHFTRKPMERMSFAGKQIPHGASLASCNPLEEGEWSSKSRKRFETFEKELVMTSDQASMKNQQLPKGYFYIPVDCLPKEKQINQGGNSGGPLEQHR; from the exons ATGACCGGTGGCCGATGCCCCCGGCGGAAGAAGATGATGGGTAGGGGTCCCGACGGAGGTTGCGGCACTGAAGAAAGGCCTTGCCGCCTGATTTCTAGGGTTCTGGCGACCCAACAAGTATCTCCAACAACAAAAAAGAAGCCGTCTTCATGTGACGTTGATTTCTTCTCGCAGGCTCGTAAAGTTCTAAGCGAACGCTCCCCATTCGATGTCCCTGAGGACGGGTCGGGGTCCAACATTTCGGTTGGTAGTTCAAGCGTTTCTACTTTGCCTTGTGGATTGGCCAGTTTGCTGAAGCATTCTGATACCAGGAAGAGGCATAAGAAGTCACATTCTAGAGCAGATAAAAAGTCTTCGCGGGGAAGTGAGCGGTCCAAGGGAGGGAATATTTGGGTTGAAACTGAGGAGTACTTTAGGGACTTGGCACTGCTGGATATTGATGCTTTGTTCGACATATCTTCTTCAATTAGGTCTTTAGCTGCTAGTAAGTGTTTTTTGATTCCGTGCATTGGAAATGAGAAACATGTGCCAGTGGTTGATACAGAGAACTTGGATAAGAATGTGATTGTGAATTGTGGGAACGGAAGTGCACATGCAAATGAGGTCGTGGATAACAATGTGACTGTGAATTATGCGAACGAAAGTTCACATTTAAATGAGGTTTTGGTAAAAGACGAGGTGAAGCAAGAGGACGAGCAGTTCATGGAAATTGACAGTGTACGAGCTCAAAGTGACAGAGTCGAGTGTTTGTCTCAGGAGGAAGGAAAAGCTTGCTCCATTTCAGATATCTCCAGCGGCTTAGAGTGGCTTTTAAGTTGTAGGAGTAGGATTATGTTGACCTCGGAGCGGCCATCCAAGAAGCGGAAGCTTTTAGGTACGGATGCTGGGTTAGAGAAAATTTTGATTGCTTCTCCTTGTGAAGGGAACTTATCATCGTGTGATTTTTGCTGCAAGGGTGAGATGGGTAATGAATCAAACCGATTGATTGTTTGCTCTTCTTGTAAGGTCTCCGTTCATCTCAACTGTTATGGCATACAAGGGGATGTAGATGAGTCTTGGCTATGTTCTTGGTGTAAGCACAAGACTGTTGATGAGGATTCAGTGAAGCACCCTTGTGTGCTTTGCCCAAAACAGTGTGGTGCTTTGAAACCTGTTGGTGTGGAAAGTAGTGGGTCTATTGTTGAGTTTGCACACTTGTTTTGTTCTCTGTGGATGCCTGAGGTATATGTAGAGGACTTATTGAAGATGGAACCTATTATGAATGTGCAAGAAATAAAGGAAACACGGAGGAAATTAGTGTGCAATGTATGCAAGGTGAAGTGTGGTGCTTGTGTTCGTTGCAGTCATG GAACGTGTAGAACTGCATTTCATCCTATATGTGCAAGGGAGGCGAGACAAAGAATGGAGGTTTGGGGAAAATATGGATCTGAGAAT GTTGAGTTAAGGGCCTTTTGTTCAAAGCACTCAGAATTCCATGATGGTAGAGGGAACCCTCAATTAGGAGATCCTATTATAGCTATGAGAAGTGATTCATCCACTGCCAACTGTGTTCCATCTAAACAGTTGACAGACAAACAACACAAGTTAAAGATTGGCCATAATGTAGAAGCACCTGATTCGATTTCTGATAAATCTGCCGATAGTGAATCACAAGAAATTGAGTTATCCGATTCCAGGTTAAATGATGTGGTTATATCAGAATGTGCCGATGGGGATCAGATTTTTAACATGGGTATGTCTGAGAGAAGTGACAATGAGGACGCTAAACTTTCTGATTCGCTAAATCTTGCTCGGATTTTGAAAAAG TTAATTGATAGAGGAAAGGTCAACACGAAAGATGTAGCATTGGAGATTGGCATCTCACCAGACTCCTTACTTTCAACACTTGCG GAAGACAATTTGGTGCCTGACTTGCAATGTAAAATagtaaaatggcttagaaatcaTGCTCATATGGGTACTTTGCATAAAAATTTGAAAGTTAAACTAAAATCCACAATTTTACCAATGGCTGAGATAGCATCAGCTGATCGTTCTGATGGTGTAACAGTATTGGAGTCTGATATCACTGATCCTGTTGCTGTTAAGTCAGTTCCTCCACGGAGAAGAACGAAGAGTAACATTAGAATTTTGAGGGATAACAAAATAATTTGTTCATCTGAGGAATTTTCAAGTGACAGTGTGATGTTGATGGATGAGGTTAAAGTAGATCAACTAGCCAATGGAGAACCAGCAAATTTGAGTGAAGTATCTATCCCTGTTGAAAAG AAATCAATCAACCTTGATGGGTTTCGAAAGTCTTTGGCAGCACATTTTTCGAAACCTGGAG GTTGCACTCCTTTTGCAAAGGTTGAATCAGAGCATGCTACTGTTCCGCAGGAGGGTGATTCAAGTAAAGCAGATCATGCAAATCCTGTTCGTTCAGATATGAATCCCGTCTTGCCTGATCTCAT AAAAAATGAAGAATTTTCACATTCGTATGTGCACCCATATATTCATAAGAAACTGTTGCAGATGCAGAATGTGCAGCTCGTAGAAGACGATGTTTGTGGGATGGAAG GTTTGAGGGTGGGAGAAACCTGTAGTCTGGAGGCTTCATGCAATGCCAGTGTCTGCTGTGATCACCAGAATATGCATTCAATGTGCAATGACCTGTACAAATctgttgaagtaaatccagatcaGCTGGTTAAGGATGAGAAAGTGGGAGTTTTTGAGCTGTCTCCAGCAGATGAAGTGGAAGGCGAAATTATTTATTTTCAGCATAGATTACTTGACAATGCAGTTGCAAGAAAATGCTATACTG ATAATTTAATTTGTAAGGTTGCTAAGAGTATGCCACAGGAGATTGACATAGCCAGGGCCCAAAGATGGGATGCAGTGCTTGTCAACCAGTATCTTGTTGAGCTTAGAGAAGCAAAGAAGCAGGGCAGGAAAGAAAGAAAGCATAAAGAAGCCCAGGCTGTGCTAGCAGCTGCAACTGCAGCTGCTGCCTCCTCTTCTAGGGTTTCATCATTTAGGAAAGACACGTACGATGACCCTAATCATCAGGAG AAATTTGATGTTTCTAATGGGAGGGCTGGCCTTTCTTCTCAGCTGATGCCACGTCCAAAAGAGACACTTTCAAGGGTGGCTGTTCCAAGGAATTCATCAGAAAAGTACTCTGATTTTGTTCAGTCAGTTCCTGATTTTTCTAAAGAGCATCCTAGATCATGTGATATTTGCAGACGATCTGAGACAATTCTGAACCCCATCTTAGTCTGTTCCAGTTGCAAG GTTGCAGTGCACTTGGATTGCTATCGTAGTGTCAAAGAATCTACAGGTCCATGGTACTGTGAATTATGTGAGGAATTATTGTCATCTAAGTGCTCTGCAGCTGCTTCCCTCAATTTTTGGGAGAAGCCCTATTTTGTTGCCGAGTGTAGTTTATGTGGTGGCACTACGGGTGCTTTTAGGAAATCTACCGATGGTCAGTGGGTCCATGCCTTCTGTGCGGAG TGGGTGTTTGAACCAACGTTCCGGAGGGGACAAGTGAATCCCATCGAAGGAATG GAGACAGTTGCTAAGGGAATTGATATTTGCTGTATATGCCGACGCAAACATGGTGTCTGCATAAAG TGTAGCTATGGTCACTGCCAAGCCACATTTCATCCCTCCTGCGCTAGAAGTACTGGTTTTTACATGAATGTAAAGTCTCTTAATGGCAAATTGCATCACAAGGCATATTGTGAAAGGCATGGCTTGGAACAGAGGGCAAAG GCTGAATCTCAAAAACATGGAGTCGAGGAGCTTAAGAGCATGAAGCAAATCAGG GTTGAACTGGAGAGGTTACGTCTTCTTTGCGAGAGAATTATTAAACGTGAAAAAATAAAG CGGGATTTGGTTCTTTGCTCACACAGCATACTTGCTTGCAAAAGAGACAATGTTGCTCGTTCTGTGCTTGTTCATAGTTCTTTTTTTCCTCCGGATGTTAGTTCAGAATCAGCTACAACATCCTTGAAAGGCAATGCGGATGGGTATAAATCATGCAGTGATGCAATCCAAAGATCAGATGATGTAACAGTGGACAGCACCATTTCTACCAAGTATCAAATTAAAGTTGTCATGGATGCAGATCAAAAGACAGATGACAGCTCCACATCCCAAAGCCATTTTACCCGAAAACCTATGGAGAGGATGTCATTTGCCGGGAAGCAAATCCCTCATGGAGCTTCCCTTGCATCTTGTAATCCGTTGGAGGAGGGAGAATGGAGCTCAAAATCAAGAAAG CGTTTTGAGACCTTTGAGAAAGAGCTGGTGATGACATCAGATCAAGCATCTATGAAGAATCAGCAGTTACCTAAAGGATATTTTTATATTCCTGTTGATTGCCTTCCAAAGGAGAAGCAGATCAACCAGGGTGGAAATTCTGGTGGACCATTAGAACAGCACAGGTAG
- the LOC110647110 gene encoding uncharacterized protein LOC110647110 isoform X2 yields MTGGRCPRRKKMMGRGPDGGCGTEERPCRLISRVLATQQVSPTTKKKPSSCDVDFFSQARKVLSERSPFDVPEDGSGSNISVGSSSVSTLPCGLASLLKHSDTRKRHKKSHSRADKKSSRGSERSKGGNIWVETEEYFRDLALLDIDALFDISSSIRSLAASKCFLIPCIGNEKHVPVVDTENLDKNVIVNCGNGSAHANEVVDNNVTVNYANESSHLNEVLVKDEVKQEDEQFMEIDSVRAQSDRVECLSQEEGKACSISDISSGLEWLLSCRSRIMLTSERPSKKRKLLGTDAGLEKILIASPCEGNLSSCDFCCKGEMGNESNRLIVCSSCKVSVHLNCYGIQGDVDESWLCSWCKHKTVDEDSVKHPCVLCPKQCGALKPVGVESSGSIVEFAHLFCSLWMPEVYVEDLLKMEPIMNVQEIKETRRKLVCNVCKVKCGACVRCSHGTCRTAFHPICAREARQRMEVWGKYGSENVELRAFCSKHSEFHDGRGNPQLGDPIIAMRSDSSTANCVPSKQLTDKQHKLKIGHNVEAPDSISDKSADSESQEIELSDSRLNDVVISECADGDQIFNMGMSERSDNEDAKLSDSLNLARILKKLIDRGKVNTKDVALEIGISPDSLLSTLAEDNLVPDLQCKIVKWLRNHAHMGTLHKNLKVKLKSTILPMAEIASADRSDGVTVLESDITDPVAVKSVPPRRRTKSNIRILRDNKIICSSEEFSSDSVMLMDEVKVDQLANGEPANLSEVSIPVEKKSINLDGFRKSLAAHFSKPGGCTPFAKVESEHATVPQEGDSSKADHANPVRSDMNPVLPDLIKNEEFSHSYVHPYIHKKLLQMQNVQLVEDDVCGMEGLRVGETCSLEASCNASVCCDHQNMHSMCNDLYKSVEVNPDQLVKDEKVGVFELSPADEVEGEIIYFQHRLLDNAVARKCYTDNLICKVAKSMPQEIDIARAQRWDAVLVNQYLVELREAKKQGRKERKHKEAQAVLAAATAAAASSSRVSSFRKDTYDDPNHQELMPRPKETLSRVAVPRNSSEKYSDFVQSVPDFSKEHPRSCDICRRSETILNPILVCSSCKVAVHLDCYRSVKESTGPWYCELCEELLSSKCSAAASLNFWEKPYFVAECSLCGGTTGAFRKSTDGQWVHAFCAEWVFEPTFRRGQVNPIEGMETVAKGIDICCICRRKHGVCIKCSYGHCQATFHPSCARSTGFYMNVKSLNGKLHHKAYCERHGLEQRAKAESQKHGVEELKSMKQIRVELERLRLLCERIIKREKIKRDLVLCSHSILACKRDNVARSVLVHSSFFPPDVSSESATTSLKGNADGYKSCSDAIQRSDDVTVDSTISTKYQIKVVMDADQKTDDSSTSQSHFTRKPMERMSFAGKQIPHGASLASCNPLEEGEWSSKSRKRFETFEKELVMTSDQASMKNQQLPKGYFYIPVDCLPKEKQINQGGNSGGPLEQHR; encoded by the exons ATGACCGGTGGCCGATGCCCCCGGCGGAAGAAGATGATGGGTAGGGGTCCCGACGGAGGTTGCGGCACTGAAGAAAGGCCTTGCCGCCTGATTTCTAGGGTTCTGGCGACCCAACAAGTATCTCCAACAACAAAAAAGAAGCCGTCTTCATGTGACGTTGATTTCTTCTCGCAGGCTCGTAAAGTTCTAAGCGAACGCTCCCCATTCGATGTCCCTGAGGACGGGTCGGGGTCCAACATTTCGGTTGGTAGTTCAAGCGTTTCTACTTTGCCTTGTGGATTGGCCAGTTTGCTGAAGCATTCTGATACCAGGAAGAGGCATAAGAAGTCACATTCTAGAGCAGATAAAAAGTCTTCGCGGGGAAGTGAGCGGTCCAAGGGAGGGAATATTTGGGTTGAAACTGAGGAGTACTTTAGGGACTTGGCACTGCTGGATATTGATGCTTTGTTCGACATATCTTCTTCAATTAGGTCTTTAGCTGCTAGTAAGTGTTTTTTGATTCCGTGCATTGGAAATGAGAAACATGTGCCAGTGGTTGATACAGAGAACTTGGATAAGAATGTGATTGTGAATTGTGGGAACGGAAGTGCACATGCAAATGAGGTCGTGGATAACAATGTGACTGTGAATTATGCGAACGAAAGTTCACATTTAAATGAGGTTTTGGTAAAAGACGAGGTGAAGCAAGAGGACGAGCAGTTCATGGAAATTGACAGTGTACGAGCTCAAAGTGACAGAGTCGAGTGTTTGTCTCAGGAGGAAGGAAAAGCTTGCTCCATTTCAGATATCTCCAGCGGCTTAGAGTGGCTTTTAAGTTGTAGGAGTAGGATTATGTTGACCTCGGAGCGGCCATCCAAGAAGCGGAAGCTTTTAGGTACGGATGCTGGGTTAGAGAAAATTTTGATTGCTTCTCCTTGTGAAGGGAACTTATCATCGTGTGATTTTTGCTGCAAGGGTGAGATGGGTAATGAATCAAACCGATTGATTGTTTGCTCTTCTTGTAAGGTCTCCGTTCATCTCAACTGTTATGGCATACAAGGGGATGTAGATGAGTCTTGGCTATGTTCTTGGTGTAAGCACAAGACTGTTGATGAGGATTCAGTGAAGCACCCTTGTGTGCTTTGCCCAAAACAGTGTGGTGCTTTGAAACCTGTTGGTGTGGAAAGTAGTGGGTCTATTGTTGAGTTTGCACACTTGTTTTGTTCTCTGTGGATGCCTGAGGTATATGTAGAGGACTTATTGAAGATGGAACCTATTATGAATGTGCAAGAAATAAAGGAAACACGGAGGAAATTAGTGTGCAATGTATGCAAGGTGAAGTGTGGTGCTTGTGTTCGTTGCAGTCATG GAACGTGTAGAACTGCATTTCATCCTATATGTGCAAGGGAGGCGAGACAAAGAATGGAGGTTTGGGGAAAATATGGATCTGAGAAT GTTGAGTTAAGGGCCTTTTGTTCAAAGCACTCAGAATTCCATGATGGTAGAGGGAACCCTCAATTAGGAGATCCTATTATAGCTATGAGAAGTGATTCATCCACTGCCAACTGTGTTCCATCTAAACAGTTGACAGACAAACAACACAAGTTAAAGATTGGCCATAATGTAGAAGCACCTGATTCGATTTCTGATAAATCTGCCGATAGTGAATCACAAGAAATTGAGTTATCCGATTCCAGGTTAAATGATGTGGTTATATCAGAATGTGCCGATGGGGATCAGATTTTTAACATGGGTATGTCTGAGAGAAGTGACAATGAGGACGCTAAACTTTCTGATTCGCTAAATCTTGCTCGGATTTTGAAAAAG TTAATTGATAGAGGAAAGGTCAACACGAAAGATGTAGCATTGGAGATTGGCATCTCACCAGACTCCTTACTTTCAACACTTGCG GAAGACAATTTGGTGCCTGACTTGCAATGTAAAATagtaaaatggcttagaaatcaTGCTCATATGGGTACTTTGCATAAAAATTTGAAAGTTAAACTAAAATCCACAATTTTACCAATGGCTGAGATAGCATCAGCTGATCGTTCTGATGGTGTAACAGTATTGGAGTCTGATATCACTGATCCTGTTGCTGTTAAGTCAGTTCCTCCACGGAGAAGAACGAAGAGTAACATTAGAATTTTGAGGGATAACAAAATAATTTGTTCATCTGAGGAATTTTCAAGTGACAGTGTGATGTTGATGGATGAGGTTAAAGTAGATCAACTAGCCAATGGAGAACCAGCAAATTTGAGTGAAGTATCTATCCCTGTTGAAAAG AAATCAATCAACCTTGATGGGTTTCGAAAGTCTTTGGCAGCACATTTTTCGAAACCTGGAG GTTGCACTCCTTTTGCAAAGGTTGAATCAGAGCATGCTACTGTTCCGCAGGAGGGTGATTCAAGTAAAGCAGATCATGCAAATCCTGTTCGTTCAGATATGAATCCCGTCTTGCCTGATCTCAT AAAAAATGAAGAATTTTCACATTCGTATGTGCACCCATATATTCATAAGAAACTGTTGCAGATGCAGAATGTGCAGCTCGTAGAAGACGATGTTTGTGGGATGGAAG GTTTGAGGGTGGGAGAAACCTGTAGTCTGGAGGCTTCATGCAATGCCAGTGTCTGCTGTGATCACCAGAATATGCATTCAATGTGCAATGACCTGTACAAATctgttgaagtaaatccagatcaGCTGGTTAAGGATGAGAAAGTGGGAGTTTTTGAGCTGTCTCCAGCAGATGAAGTGGAAGGCGAAATTATTTATTTTCAGCATAGATTACTTGACAATGCAGTTGCAAGAAAATGCTATACTG ATAATTTAATTTGTAAGGTTGCTAAGAGTATGCCACAGGAGATTGACATAGCCAGGGCCCAAAGATGGGATGCAGTGCTTGTCAACCAGTATCTTGTTGAGCTTAGAGAAGCAAAGAAGCAGGGCAGGAAAGAAAGAAAGCATAAAGAAGCCCAGGCTGTGCTAGCAGCTGCAACTGCAGCTGCTGCCTCCTCTTCTAGGGTTTCATCATTTAGGAAAGACACGTACGATGACCCTAATCATCAGGAG CTGATGCCACGTCCAAAAGAGACACTTTCAAGGGTGGCTGTTCCAAGGAATTCATCAGAAAAGTACTCTGATTTTGTTCAGTCAGTTCCTGATTTTTCTAAAGAGCATCCTAGATCATGTGATATTTGCAGACGATCTGAGACAATTCTGAACCCCATCTTAGTCTGTTCCAGTTGCAAG GTTGCAGTGCACTTGGATTGCTATCGTAGTGTCAAAGAATCTACAGGTCCATGGTACTGTGAATTATGTGAGGAATTATTGTCATCTAAGTGCTCTGCAGCTGCTTCCCTCAATTTTTGGGAGAAGCCCTATTTTGTTGCCGAGTGTAGTTTATGTGGTGGCACTACGGGTGCTTTTAGGAAATCTACCGATGGTCAGTGGGTCCATGCCTTCTGTGCGGAG TGGGTGTTTGAACCAACGTTCCGGAGGGGACAAGTGAATCCCATCGAAGGAATG GAGACAGTTGCTAAGGGAATTGATATTTGCTGTATATGCCGACGCAAACATGGTGTCTGCATAAAG TGTAGCTATGGTCACTGCCAAGCCACATTTCATCCCTCCTGCGCTAGAAGTACTGGTTTTTACATGAATGTAAAGTCTCTTAATGGCAAATTGCATCACAAGGCATATTGTGAAAGGCATGGCTTGGAACAGAGGGCAAAG GCTGAATCTCAAAAACATGGAGTCGAGGAGCTTAAGAGCATGAAGCAAATCAGG GTTGAACTGGAGAGGTTACGTCTTCTTTGCGAGAGAATTATTAAACGTGAAAAAATAAAG CGGGATTTGGTTCTTTGCTCACACAGCATACTTGCTTGCAAAAGAGACAATGTTGCTCGTTCTGTGCTTGTTCATAGTTCTTTTTTTCCTCCGGATGTTAGTTCAGAATCAGCTACAACATCCTTGAAAGGCAATGCGGATGGGTATAAATCATGCAGTGATGCAATCCAAAGATCAGATGATGTAACAGTGGACAGCACCATTTCTACCAAGTATCAAATTAAAGTTGTCATGGATGCAGATCAAAAGACAGATGACAGCTCCACATCCCAAAGCCATTTTACCCGAAAACCTATGGAGAGGATGTCATTTGCCGGGAAGCAAATCCCTCATGGAGCTTCCCTTGCATCTTGTAATCCGTTGGAGGAGGGAGAATGGAGCTCAAAATCAAGAAAG CGTTTTGAGACCTTTGAGAAAGAGCTGGTGATGACATCAGATCAAGCATCTATGAAGAATCAGCAGTTACCTAAAGGATATTTTTATATTCCTGTTGATTGCCTTCCAAAGGAGAAGCAGATCAACCAGGGTGGAAATTCTGGTGGACCATTAGAACAGCACAGGTAG